CGACACAGTTAACGGAATCGGGAGTTTGGCGAAGAGTGACCATGCCCGAACCGGCCGCGATCCGCAGTTCGCGCCACCCGACTTCTGGGGTCTCGTCCGGGAACGCGGGTAGCCCGTCGATCATCCGAATCACGGCCGATTCGCCGACACGAGCGAGTTGAGCTTTGATGGCGCCCCACGCCGGCACACCACCGGCGGGGAATCGAACGACGCGGTCCAAACCCATGTGAAACCTACTTGTCCTTGTCTTTTCCGATCTGGAGTTCTTCGAGCCGCTTCTTCTGTTCGGGCGTCAGAACGGCGCGTTCTTCCTTGAGCATGTTCGCTTCCAGTTCCGCGATCTTGGCCTTCAGTTTAGTGATCTCGTCCTTGTACTTCGCTTGCACCTTGTAGACATCTTGAACTTGCGCGTCCGTTAAGCCGACCTTCCGCCAGTTCGTGGGGAGGGTCCCCTTGTACTTGGTCGCGTCGTCCTTCTTGTCTTCCTTTTTCTCGGCCTTCTTCTCGTCTTTTTTGGTCTCTTGTCCAACGAGACCACCGGAGAAAACAACCAGTGCGGCAAACAGACCAGCAAGCAAACCCGAACGTAACATGGGCGCCCCTTGGTGGGTGACGGGTGGGAAAACAAATCTGCGAACGACGCAGCGTGACTAATATCCAGTCATTAGGCTCGCGCTCGCAAGTGAAAAACGATCACCTGCACAAAATTTCCCCACCCCCGCCCTTTACCCCCCGCACCCGGTGGGCCGCTGGCCCCCCTCCCCGCCCTCGCCGCTCACGGCTTCGGCCATCACGCGGAGCTGGATGACGCTGCGCTCTTGCTCCTTTTCCAGGTACGCGCGCCCCTTCTTCACGTTCACATGGTCCCACGGGAGCTTCTCACCGATCGGCCGCTGGCGCGACCGGTAGAAGTCCACATCGATTCCCATGTCCGCGAACGACTTCCACCACAGTTCCGGGCGGAAGCACTCCTTCCAGCCGTCGAACCGGGCGCCGCGCCGCCACGCCTCGTGGAGCCCGGGCGCCACGCGCCGGTCGCCGCGCGTCAGGATGCCTTCGAGGAGGCTCGTTTCGACGTCGTGCTGTTTGATCTTCACCCACTTGTTCCGCTTCTGGCGGTGCAGGTAGTCGCCCGCCCAGCGGAAGTACTCGCGCGACTGCATCCCGTTCCACTGGTACGGCGTGTGCGGCTTCGGGATGAAGTTGGACACGCTCGCAGTCACTTCCTTGTACCGGCCGGTCGCCTGCTTCCCGACCTCGCTGATCGCCTCCGCGAGTTCCACAATGCCGTCCAGGTCCACCGAGCGCTCGCCGGGCAGCCCACACAGGAAGTAGAGCTTCACGTGGGACATGCCCGCCTTGAACGCTTCGCGGCAGCCTTCAACGAGGTCGTCGTTCTTGATCGGCTTGCGGATCTGCGTCCGCATGTCGTCGCGTGCGACTTCAGGTGCAAGCGTCAGTCCGGCCCGGCGCCATCCCTGCATCAGTTGCGGCACGCTCCGGAGTTGGTGGTTCACGCGCAGACTCGGCAACGAGACGTTCACCCCAAGCGGCCCGAACACCTCGTGCATCCGCCGGACCAGCTCCTCGAAGTGCGGGTAATCGCTGCTCGAAAGCGACAGCAGACTGATTTCGTTCATCCCGGTGTTGCGGTAGCTATCCAAAGCGGCCTGGACGATGGTTTCGACCGAGCGCACCCGCAGCGGGCGCTTGATGACCGTGGACTGGCAGAACCGGCACTGCCACGGGCACCCGCGCATGATCTCGATCGCGATACGGTCGTGGGGCGTCTGCACGAACGACACGACCGGCTTCGTGGGGAGCGGGATCGAATCGAGATCCTGGGTGATCGTGCAGCTCTCGATTTGCGCGGGGACGTCGCTCCGTGTGCGGTTGACCGTCGCGATCGTGCCGTCCGCGTGGTAGTCGAACACGTAGAACGCGGGCGCGTAGGCCCACTTCGTGCTGCCGACCAGTTCGGCGAGCATCTCCATCCGGCGCTTGTGCGTCAGGTCACCTTCGCGGATCGCGACCTCTTTCAGCGCCATCCACTTTTCCATCACCCACGGCAGCGACTCTTCACCGTCCCCGATGACAAACAGATCAACGAACGGCGCGAGTAACTCCGGATTCTGCGCACCGGGACCGCCCGCGATCACGAGCGGGTCCGTCACCATCCGCTCGTTGCTGAACAGCGGAACGCCGCCGAGGTCGATCATCGTGAGCAGGTTCGTGTAGCACACCTCGTACTGGAGGCTGAACCCGATGATGTCGAACTCTGACAGCGGCGTGAACGTTTCCAGCCCGTACAGCGGCAGCCGGCTGCGGCGCAGTTCGCCCTCGAAATCCAACCACGGTGCGAACGCCCGCTCGCAGGCCCACTGCGGGTCGTTGTTCATGATCGTGTACAGCACCTGGAACCCGTGGTGGCTCATCCCGAGCGTGTAGGCGTCCGGGAAGCACAGGCACACTTTTCCGCGCACGTGGCGGTGATCTTTGGGCACGGAGTGAAGCTCGCCGCCGGTGTACTGAGCGGGCGTCTTCACACGCGGCAACACCCGCATGACGGCTTCACGAACGGCGGTGTTCAACATGGGACAGGTCTCGCAATCGGCGTAACTTCGCAACGCAGCGATTATACCAGCCGAATGCGAGAAAGCCCCGGGCGGACCAGGGACTTGAGTACCAATTTGATGCGAATTCAGGACTTGTTCCGAGCCAGCTCCTCAATCCACCCCGCGGCCACTTCAAATCCGTTGTCCCCTCGCGCTTGGACCGCGACCTCATGGCACCGGGTACGCACCTTCTGGGTCATGAGCCGGGCCAACGCAGAAGCCATGTGCCCCGCAGTCCGTTGCCGCGCCCCGAGAGCAACGCCAACGCCCAATCGCGTGATCCGAGC
This region of Gemmata massiliana genomic DNA includes:
- a CDS encoding TIGR03960 family B12-binding radical SAM protein, coding for MLNTAVREAVMRVLPRVKTPAQYTGGELHSVPKDHRHVRGKVCLCFPDAYTLGMSHHGFQVLYTIMNNDPQWACERAFAPWLDFEGELRRSRLPLYGLETFTPLSEFDIIGFSLQYEVCYTNLLTMIDLGGVPLFSNERMVTDPLVIAGGPGAQNPELLAPFVDLFVIGDGEESLPWVMEKWMALKEVAIREGDLTHKRRMEMLAELVGSTKWAYAPAFYVFDYHADGTIATVNRTRSDVPAQIESCTITQDLDSIPLPTKPVVSFVQTPHDRIAIEIMRGCPWQCRFCQSTVIKRPLRVRSVETIVQAALDSYRNTGMNEISLLSLSSSDYPHFEELVRRMHEVFGPLGVNVSLPSLRVNHQLRSVPQLMQGWRRAGLTLAPEVARDDMRTQIRKPIKNDDLVEGCREAFKAGMSHVKLYFLCGLPGERSVDLDGIVELAEAISEVGKQATGRYKEVTASVSNFIPKPHTPYQWNGMQSREYFRWAGDYLHRQKRNKWVKIKQHDVETSLLEGILTRGDRRVAPGLHEAWRRGARFDGWKECFRPELWWKSFADMGIDVDFYRSRQRPIGEKLPWDHVNVKKGRAYLEKEQERSVIQLRVMAEAVSGEGGEGGQRPTGCGG